In one Sesamum indicum cultivar Zhongzhi No. 13 linkage group LG12, S_indicum_v1.0, whole genome shotgun sequence genomic region, the following are encoded:
- the LOC105175209 gene encoding subtilisin-like protease SBT5.4, whose product MLFGKCSIFLALFILFAVFQEPALAVKKSYIVYLGGHSHGPEVTAADLRRVTDSHNQLLASFLGSEEKAKDAIIYNYKRHINGFAALLEEEEAAEIAKHPHVVSVFPNQAKKLHTTHSWDFLMLERQGVIHKLSAWKKARFGEDTIIANLDTGVWPESKSFSGEGYGPIPSKWKGICQFDDKAGPLCNRKLIGARYFNKGFQAYSGKLNSSYNTPRDTDGHGSHTLSTAAGNFVPGASVFGVGNGTAKGGSPRARVAAYKVCWPPINGSECFDADIVKAFDTAIHDGVDVLSVSLGGAAVPYSMDGLAIAAFHAVKKGVVVVASAGNSGPFPGSVSNVAPWIITVGASTIDRQFEANVQLKNGSMLQGTSLSAPLPNQKLYPLISAEHARAGNVSAFDAILCLNNTLDSKKAKGKIVVCLRGENARVEKGHEAYRAGAAGMILCNDAESGNEIIADPHILPATHINFTDGRIVFDYLKTARNPQGLITTPKAEYGIKPAPFMASFSSRGPNMVTPEILKPDVTAPGVNIIAAYSEAVSPTGAFDVRKTPFNTESGTSMSCPHVSGVAGLIKTRHPDWSPAAIRSAIMTTARIRDNTVNSMRDADYQAATPFAYGSGHIRPNRALDPGLVYDLTVNDYLDFLCGIGYSQRQISQVAGIHYHKCPENYSMLNFNNPSITVLNVRGTVNVTRTVKLVGKPGIYASRVRAPFGYSLAVEPRLLQFEKTGEEKSFQLSITVKRATTVYGFGELVWSDSTHYVRSPIVLSAADP is encoded by the exons ATGTTATTTGGCAAGTGTTCAATTTTTCTCGCACTGTTCATTCTTTTTGCTGTGTTCCAAGAACCAGCTTTAGCCGTCAAAAAG TCTTACATCGTTTACTTGGGAGGACATTCTCATGGGCCGGAAGTAACCGCTGCTGATCTTCGCCGGGTGACGGATTCACACAATCAGTTGCTCGCCTCATTCTTGGGGAG TGAAGAGAAGGCCAAGGATGCGATAATTTACAACTACAAGAGGCATATAAATGGTTTTGCTGCTCTTCTTGAAGAGGAAGAGGCTGCAGAGATTGCAA AGCATCCGCATGTCGTCTCCGTTTTCCCGAATCAAGCAAAGAAACTGCACACAACACATTCATGGGATTTTCTTATGCTGGAAAGGCAAGGTGTTATTCACAAGCTTTCGGCATGGAAGAAGGCTAGATTCGGTGAAGATACCATCATCGCAAATCTTGATACGG GTGTTTGGCCTGAATCAAAGAGCTTTAGTGGCGAAGGATATGGACCCATTCCATCAAAGTGGAAAGGAATCTGTCAGTTTGATGACAAGGCCGGACCCCTTTGCAATAG GAAACTAATTGGAGCTAGGTACTTTAACAAAGGGTTTCAAGCTTATTCAGGAAAACTTAACTCTTCGTACAACACTCCACGTGACACAGACGGGCATGGCAGTCACACACTGTCGACTGCTGCGGGAAACTTTGTTCCTGGAGCAAGTGTTTTTGGTGTGGGAAATGGAACAGCAAAGGGAGGTTCACCAAGAGCCCGAGTGGCTGCTTACAAAGTGTGCTGGCCTCCAATCAATGGCAGTGAATGCTTTGATGCTGATATCGTCAAAGCATTTGATACAGCAATACACGATGGTGTTGATGTGCTCTCGGTGTCTTTAGGTGGCGCAGCTGTCCCATACTCTATGGACGGTCTTGCTATTGCTGCGTTTCATGCAGTAAAGAAGGGAGTAGTAGTTGTGGCCTCTGCTGGAAATTCAGGGCCGTTTCCAGGATCTGTTTCTAATGTTGCGCCATGGATCATTACTGTAGGAGCAAGTACCATTGACCGTCAGTTCGAAGCTAATGTTCAGTTAAAAAATGGCTCGATGCTACAG GGTACGAGCCTCTCTGCACCATTACCGAACCAAAAACTGTATCCTTTGATCAGTGCCGAACATGCTAGAGCTGGCAACGTATCTGCATTTGACGC GATACTCTGCTTGAATAATACATTAGACTCTAAGAAGGCCAAGGGGAAAATTGTTGTTTGCTTAAGAGGTGAAAATGCAAGAGTCGAGAAGGGGCATGAGGCTTATCGTGCTGGCGCTGCTGGAATGATTCTTTGCAACGACGCAGAAAGTGGTAATGAGATAATAGCCGACCCTCACATTCTTCCTGCCACTCATATCAATTTCACAGATGGCCGCATTGTCTTTGATTATCTCAAGACTGCCCG CAATCCACAAGGGTTAATCACGACTCCAAAGGCAGAGTATGGCATAAAGCCGGCTCCATTTATGGCGTCTTTCTCTTCCAGGGGCCCGAATATGGTTACACCTGAGATTCTTAAG CCTGATGTTACAGCTCCAGGAGTAAACATCATCGCTGCCTACAGCGAGGCAGTGAGCCCAACCGGCGCATTCGACGTGAGAAAAACTCCATTCAATACAGAATCTGGAACGTCCATGTCCTGTCCCCATGTTTCTGGTGTAGCGGGCCTGATCAAGACCCGCCACCCTGATTGGAGCCCGGCTGCCATCAGATCAGCAATCATGACAACAG CAAGAATAAGAGACAACACCGTGAACTCAATGCGCGACGCGGATTACCAAGCGGCCACACCCTTCGCATACGGGTCCGGCCATATCCGACCCAACCGTGCCTTAGATCCTGGACTGGTCTACGACCTGACTGTGAATGACTACTTGGACTTCCTCTGTGGGATCGGGTACAGCCAAAGACAAATCAGTCAAGTCGCCGGTATCCATTACCATAAATGCCCGGAAAATTACAGTATGTTGAACTTCAACAACCCATCCATTACCGTGCTGAATGTAAGAGGAACCGTTAATGTGACAAGAACCGTGAAGCTTGTGGGCAAACCCGGAATCTACGCATCTCGTGTTCGTGCGCCATTTGGATATTCACTTGCGGTGGAGCCCCGACTTCTGCAGTTTGAGAAAACCGGGGAAGAGAAGAGCTTTCAGTTGAGTATAACAGTAAAGAGGGCTACAACTGTATACGGGTTCGGGGAATTGGTATGGTCGGATTCGACCCACTACGTGCGGAGTCCGATAGTGCTGTCTGCTGCAGATCCCTGA
- the LOC105175402 gene encoding ATP-dependent 6-phosphofructokinase 2, producing HILHDLSEGFPSPGPHLAYNRAGPRKQIYFKPGHVRAGIVTCGGLCPGMNTVIRELVVGLWELYGVREIFGVRAGYRGFYSSEPVELNPKSVHGWHRNGGTVLETSRGGFDLEKIVNAIENRGFNQVYIIGGDGTMRGMLEIFNEIKRRKLNIVVAGIPKTVDNDIGIIDKSFGFQTAVEMAQQAINAAHTEAESAVNGIGLVKLMGRSTGHIALHATLSSRDVDCCLIPENDFYLEGKGGLFEFLEKRLKDNGHAVVVVAEGAGQDIIPKSDQSHVAEKDESGNPVFLDVGGWLKSELKKWWDRDHPKELFAVKYIDPTYMIRAVPANATDNLYCTLLAHSAIHGAMAGYTGFVCGPINGNYAYIPVKEVARAKNPVNTRDHKWAWVRSITNQPDFSRG from the exons CACATCCTCCATGACCTCTCCGAAGGCTTCCCTTCTCCGGGACCCCACCTGGCGTACAACCGAGCCGGGCCAAGAAAGCAGATATACTTCAAGCCCGGTCACGTGCGGGCGGGCATAGTCACCTGCGGTGGGCTGTGCCCCGGGATGAACACGGTGATCAGGGAGCTGGTGGTGGGGCTGTGGGAGTTATACGGTGTGCGTGAGATCTTCGGCGTGCGGGCGGGTTACAGGGGGTTTTATTCGAGTGAGCCTGTGGAGTTGAACCCTAAATCTGTTCATGGCTGGCATAGAAATGGCGGCACTGTGCTTGAGACTTCCAGGGGCGGGTTTGACCTTGAAAAGATTGTGAATGCCATTGAGAATCGTGGATTCAACCAG GTATACATCATAGGTGGGGACGGTACTATGCGCGGGATGTTAGAGATATTCAATGAGATCAAGCGCCGGAAATTGAACATTGTAGTAGCCGGGATTCCTAAAACAGTGGACAACGACATTGGCATCATAGACAAATCATTTGGGTTTCAGACAGCTGTAGAGATGGCTCAGCAAGCAATCAATGCAGCCCACACAGAAGCAGAGAGTGCTGTGAATGGCATAGGTTTGGTTAAGCTCATGGGCCGCAGCACTGGCCACATTGCCCTCCATGCAACATTGAGCAGCCGGGATGTGGATTGCTGTTTGATCCCGGAGAACGATTTTTACTTAGAAGGAAAAGGTGGActatttgaatttcttgagaAGCGGCTAAAAGATAACGGCCATGCCGTTGTGGTAGTGGCTGAGGGTGCAGGGCAGGACATTATACCTAAATCTGATCAATCCCATGTAGCAGAGAAGGATGAATCAGGGAATCCGGTTTTCTTGGATGTGGGTGGATGGCTGAAATCAGAACTGAAGAAGTGGTGGGATAGGGATCATCCCAAAGAGTTGTTCGCAGTGAAATACATCGATCCAACATATATGATACGGGCCGTCCCGGCCAATGCAACAGATAACTTGTATTGTACTCTCTTGGCTCACTCTGCTATTCATGGTGCAATGGCTGGATACACAGGGTTTGTTTGTGGTCCGATCAATGGGAACTACGCATATATTCCGGTGAAGGAGGTGGCTCGAGCAAAGAATCCAGTCAATACAAGAGATCACAAGTGGGCATGGGTTAGGTCTATCACCAATCAGCCTGATTTCAGTAGAGGCTAG
- the LOC105175211 gene encoding glucan endo-1,3-beta-glucosidase 5, which yields MERAHFASKILVLLLSLSVVMVVVESGIGVNWGTISFHRLSPETVVDLLKDNKIGKVKLFDADPTVMRALMGSGIEVMVGIPNEMLAVLSSSTAASDLWVSQNVSRYMVKGGVNIKYVAVGNEPFLTSYSGQFQSLVLPALMNLQQSLVKVNLAGMIKLVVPCNADAYESSLPSQGAFRPELTQIMTQLVSFLNSNGSPFVVNIYPFLSLYGNSDFPQDYAFFDGTTHPVVDGPNVYYNAFDGNFDTLVAALTKLGYGQMPIVIGEVGWPTDGALSANHSAAKAFNQGLVKRVLSNSGTPLRPGVPPMDVYLFALLDEGAKSVLPGNFERHWGIFSFDGQAKYPLNLGNGLLKNAKQVDYLPSRWCVANPNRDLSSVTNHFKLACNVADCTTLSYGGSCNNIGEQGNISYAFNSYYQLKKQNPQSCDFDGLGMVTFLDPSVGDCKFLVGVTDNNSLSFMLNGRKTIFSLFIFWGFGMFFM from the exons ATGGAAAGAGCCCATTTTGCAAGCAAGATCCTAGTACTTTTGTTGTCTTTGTCAgtggtgatggtggtggtggaatCAGGCATTGGAGTGAACTGGGGTACAATATCGTTCCACCGTCTTTCGCCGGAGACGGTGGTGGATCTCTTGAAGGATAACAAGATTGGAAAAGTGAAGCTGTTTGATGCTGACCCCACTGTGATGAGGGCGTTAATGGGCAGTGGGATTGAAGTCATGGTTGGGATCCCTAATGAGATGCTGGCAGTGCTCAGCAGTTCTACTGCTGCTTCTGATTTGTGGGTTTCCCAGAATGTATCCAGATACATGGTTAAAGGCGGTGTTAATATCAA GTATGTTGCGGTAGGAAATGAGCCATTTCTGACTAGCTATTCCGGTCAATTTCAATCTTTGGTTTTGCCCGCTCTGATGAATCTACAGCAGTCTTTGGTAAAAGTAAATCTTGCGGGCATGATAAAGCTGGTTGTCCCTTGCAATGCCGATGCCTATGAATCTTCTCTACCATCACAAGGAGCCTTCCGGCCTGAGCTGACTCAAATCATGACGCAGCTTGTTTCCTTCCTAAATTCCAATGGTTCACCTTTTGTAGTGAATATTTACCCTTTTCTAAGCCTGTATGGAAACTCAGATTTTCCTCAAGACTATGCATTCTTTGATGGTACAACACATCCCGTGGTGGATGGACCAAATGTTTACTATAATGCATTTGATGGGAACTTCGACACTTTAGTTGCAGCTCTCACCAAACTTGGATACGGTCAAATGCCTATTGTTATAGGAGAGGTGGGTTGGCCGACAGATGGGGCTTTAAGTGCAAATCATAGTGCTGCAAAGGCTTTCAACCAAGGACTTGTGAAGCGCGTGCTAAGCAACAGTGGAACCCCTCTAAGGCCCGGTGTGCCTCCTATGGATGTCTATCTTTTTGCTCTCCTTGACGAAGGGGCAAAGAGTGTACTCCCAGGGAACTTCGAGAGACACTGGGGCATATTCTCATTTGACGGGCAGGCCAAGTATCCCTTAAATCTTGGCAATGGATTACTGAAAAACGCGAAACAAGTTGATTATCTTCCTTCTAGGTGGTGCGTGGCGAATCCTAACCGAGATCTTTCTTCTGTGACTAATCACTTCAAACTTGCTTGTAACGTTGCTGACTGCACCACACTCAGCTATGGGGGATCTTGCAATAATATTGGCGAGCAGGGAAATATATCATATGCTTTCAACAGCTACTATCAGTTGAAAAAACAGAATCCCCAGAGCTGTGACTTTGACGGGCTTGGGATGGTCACTTTCTTGGATCCTTCTGTTGGAGATTGCAAATTTCTTGTTGGGGTTACAGATAACAACTCTTTAAGCTTCATGTTGAATGGTAGAAAAACAatattctcattatttattttttgggggtTTGGCATGTTCTTCATGTGA
- the LOC105175403 gene encoding E3 ubiquitin-protein ligase RGLG2-like, whose amino-acid sequence MGAKQTRDGNYTHRDSFSHGSQSSSSPHHARSSSISERMREVHSRYKIIGDNYSSLDQVTRALYESGLESSNLIVGIDFTKSNEWTGRESFNGRCLHHSGEGLNPYEHAISIIGRTLSAFDEDNLIPCFGFGDVSTHDQDVFSFYPDNRPCNGFEEALSRYKEIVPNVRLAGPTSFAPIIETAIGIVDQSGGQYHVLLIIADGQVTRSVDTGVGQLSPQEQNTINAIVKASEYPLSIIVVGVGDGPWDMMREFDDNIPARVFDNIQFVNFTEIMSRNVPLAQKETDFALSALMEIPLQYRATLELQLLGNQRGHSTMVPLPPPSRILRSQNSHLSLSRSSSYSHNFSSSYPPSPPPSESSSYRRCPVCFWNKRDLALGCGHQTCHDCGNDLNWCPICRTEITTRIRLYD is encoded by the exons ATGGGAGCAAAACAGACCAGAGATGGAAACTATACTCACCGGGATTCATTTAGCCATGGATCTCAGTCCAGCTCTTCTCCTCATCATGCTCGAAGTAGCTCTATTTCAGAGAGAATGAGGGAGGTGCACTcaagatataaaataattggtgACAACTATAGTTCTCTTGACCAG GTGACACGGGCTCTATATGAATCTGGTCTGGAATCCTCAAATCTGATTGTCGGCATAGATTTCACGAAAAGCAATGAGTGGACAGGGAGAGAATCATTCAACGGAAGGTGCCTTCACCACAGTGGAGAAGGCTTAAATCCGTATGAACATGCAATCTCAATCATCGGAAGGACGCTGTCAGCTTTTGACGAGGATAATCTTATTCCCTGTTTTGGCTTTGGTGATG TTAGCACACATGATCAGGACGTCTTCAGCTTCTATCCAGACAACAGGCCATGTAATGGCTTTGAGGAGGCACTCTCTCGATACAAAGAGATTGTTCCAAATGTTCGGTTGGCAG GACCTACATCATTTGCCCCAATAATTGAAACTGCTATTGGGATAGTTGATCAAAGTGGTGGTCAATATCATGTCCTGCTGATTATAGCTGATGGCCAG GTGACACGAAGTGTAGACACTGGAGTTGGGCAGCTAAGTCCTCAAGAGCAGAACACAATCAACGCAATTGTCAAAGCAag CGAATACCCTTTGTCCATAATTGTGGTTGGAGTTGGAGACGGTCCATGGGATATGATGCGGGAGTTTGATGATAACATTCCAGCCAGGGTCTTTGACAATATTCAG TTTGTGAATTTCACAGAGATCATGTCAAGAAATGTTCCTCTAGCCCAGAAGGAAACTGATTTTGCGCTGTCTGCATTGATGGAAATCCCTTTACAGTACAGGGCAACCCTGGAACTCCAACTCTTGGG CAACCAGAGAGGACATAGCACGATGGTTCCGTTGCCACCTCCATCCCGGATCTTGAGGTCACAAAATTCTCACCTGTCTTTGTCCCGGTCCAGTAGCTACAGCCACAACTTTTCATCTTCCTATCCTCCTTCCCCCCCTCCAAGTGAAAGTTCAAGTTATAGG AGGTGCCCTGTTTGTTTCTGGAACAAACGAGATCTTGCACTTGGATGCGGGCATCAG ACATGCCATGACTGCGGCAATGATCTCAACTGGTGCCCCATTTGCCGGACGGAAATAACCACCAGGATAAGGCTTTATGACTAA